In one window of Pseudomonas benzenivorans DNA:
- a CDS encoding alpha/beta fold hydrolase, translating into MTLLTAERTPAGTSYLATGQGQPVVLIHGVGLNKEMWGGQIVGLAPHYRVIAYDMLGHGASPRPASGTDLVGYAEQLLELLDHLELAQASIIGFSMGGLIARAFALHYPQRTGGLVVLNSVFNRSPEQSAGVIERARQVAEHGPNANAEAALARWFSREYQAANPAQIAALRQTLASNDPQGYLTTYELFATQDMYRADALHGIRVPALIATGELDPGSTPQMARELAARIPGAEVAVLAEQRHMMPVESPRLVNQLLLDFLHRAQTIENPAEGIVA; encoded by the coding sequence ATGACACTACTCACCGCTGAACGCACCCCCGCCGGCACCAGCTACCTGGCGACCGGCCAAGGCCAACCCGTGGTCCTGATCCACGGCGTAGGCCTGAATAAAGAGATGTGGGGCGGACAGATCGTCGGCCTGGCTCCGCACTACCGGGTCATCGCCTACGACATGCTCGGCCATGGCGCCAGCCCACGCCCGGCCAGCGGCACGGACCTGGTCGGCTATGCCGAGCAGCTGCTCGAGCTGCTCGACCACCTGGAACTGGCTCAGGCCAGCATCATCGGCTTCTCCATGGGCGGTCTGATCGCCCGGGCCTTCGCCCTGCACTACCCGCAGCGCACCGGCGGCCTGGTGGTGCTCAACAGCGTGTTCAACCGCAGCCCGGAGCAGAGCGCCGGGGTGATCGAACGCGCCCGCCAGGTCGCCGAGCACGGCCCCAACGCCAACGCCGAGGCGGCCCTGGCGCGCTGGTTCAGCCGCGAATACCAGGCGGCCAACCCGGCGCAGATCGCCGCGCTGCGCCAGACCCTGGCCAGCAACGATCCGCAGGGCTACCTGACCACCTACGAGCTGTTCGCCACCCAGGACATGTACCGGGCCGATGCCCTGCACGGCATCCGCGTGCCGGCCCTGATCGCCACCGGCGAGCTGGACCCCGGCTCGACTCCGCAGATGGCCCGCGAGTTGGCCGCGCGCATTCCCGGCGCAGAGGTCGCCGTACTCGCCGAGCAGCGGCATATGATGCCGGTAGAGTCGCCGCGCCTGGTCAACCAGCTGCTGCTCGACTTCCTCCATCGCGCCCAGACCATAGAGAACCCAGCAGAGGGGATCGTTGCATGA
- a CDS encoding amino acid synthesis family protein produces the protein MSFEIRKIVSYVEETLIEGGKATDKPITMVGLAVVMKNPWAGRGFVEDIRSELNPHASELGALMVERLSAAIGGADKIEAYGKAAVVGADGEIEHASAVIHNLRFGNHYRQAVNAKSYLSFTNKRGGPGTSIQIPMMHKDDEGARSHYVTLEMQIEDAPRADEIVVVLGASDGGRLHPRIGSRYIDLEELAAEQAQQAQ, from the coding sequence ATGAGCTTCGAAATCCGCAAGATCGTCAGCTACGTGGAAGAAACCCTTATCGAAGGTGGCAAGGCCACCGACAAGCCGATCACCATGGTCGGCCTGGCAGTCGTGATGAAGAACCCCTGGGCCGGCCGCGGCTTCGTCGAAGATATCCGCTCCGAACTCAACCCCCACGCCTCCGAGCTGGGTGCGTTGATGGTCGAGCGCCTGAGCGCCGCCATTGGCGGCGCCGACAAGATCGAAGCCTACGGCAAGGCCGCCGTGGTCGGCGCCGACGGCGAGATCGAGCACGCCTCCGCGGTGATCCACAACCTGCGCTTCGGCAACCACTACCGCCAGGCGGTGAACGCCAAGAGCTACCTGAGCTTCACCAACAAGCGCGGCGGCCCTGGCACCTCGATCCAGATCCCGATGATGCACAAGGACGACGAAGGCGCACGCTCGCACTACGTCACCCTGGAAATGCAGATCGAAGACGCACCGCGCGCCGACGAGATCGTCGTGGTCCTGGGCGCCTCCGACGGTGGCCGCCTGCACCCGCGCATCGGCAGCCGCTACATCGACCTGGAAGAACTGGCCGCCGAGCAAGCCCAGCAGGCTCAGTAA
- a CDS encoding YeiH family protein: MASPLAGTLAMFSYPLIYQFSGMSEQAFGIYIGSTVHEVAQAVAAGEAVGGEALQAAVVVKLIRVMMLAPFILLLSTFLARRGDGEGGGKLVIPWFVLGFVAAAGSNSLQVLPPALMPAIRLVSQFTLAIAMAALGVQTRWSTICQAGAGPMVLALILFLLLIVGGFFPNQWLIGAR, translated from the coding sequence GTGGCTTCCCCGCTGGCAGGCACCCTGGCGATGTTCAGCTATCCGCTGATCTACCAGTTCTCCGGCATGAGCGAGCAGGCGTTCGGCATCTATATAGGCAGCACCGTGCACGAGGTGGCCCAGGCGGTCGCCGCCGGGGAGGCCGTAGGCGGCGAGGCGCTGCAAGCGGCGGTGGTGGTCAAGCTGATCCGGGTGATGATGCTCGCGCCCTTCATCCTGCTGCTCAGCACCTTCCTGGCGCGCCGCGGTGACGGCGAGGGCGGTGGCAAGCTGGTGATCCCCTGGTTCGTCCTGGGCTTCGTCGCCGCCGCCGGCAGCAACAGCCTGCAGGTCTTGCCGCCGGCACTCATGCCGGCCATTCGGCTCGTCAGCCAGTTCACCCTGGCCATCGCCATGGCCGCCCTCGGCGTGCAGACGCGCTGGAGCACCATTTGTCAGGCGGGCGCCGGGCCCATGGTGCTGGCGCTGATCCTGTTCCTGCTGCTGATCGTGGGCGGTTTTTTCCCCAATCAATGGCTGATCGGCGCGCGCTAG
- a CDS encoding BCCT family transporter encodes MSEHPMQGTQRLFAGVNPTMAISSLVMVLAFVLFTVSYSELANGLYTGIKQWIESSLGWYYVAVVSGVLFFTFWVGLSRFGNLRLGREDERPEFSNFSWFAMLFSAAVGTGLLFWSIAEPLMHMQGNPFMDMAGVAANTPEAAQIALRVTMFHWGLHGWCIYIIVGLVLAYFTYRRGLPLTVRSALYPLIGERIYGPIGHAVDLLAIFSTLFGTATTLGLGVSQMNAGLNYMFGVEISTANQLILIAGTAVVATLSAVSGVRKGILWLSEWNIRLSSILFLFLLLAGPTVFLLGLYATSLGDYLATFIPMGMWTDSNPERQWQGWWTIFYWGWWLSWGPFVGMFIARISRGRTVRQVVLGGMLASTLGAFLWIVIMGGTGVSLQLAGAIDLNAVANSDVTMVLYKTIEGLNVSWATMAMAGLATLMIISWFVTSADSATLVICTILSMGNQNPPQRFRVIWGLGLGALAGVLLLAGGLKGLQAATIAAALPFSVVLLVICYSLVRALHQEEGEALCARAVPGA; translated from the coding sequence GTGAGCGAACATCCTATGCAAGGCACCCAGCGTCTGTTCGCAGGCGTCAATCCGACGATGGCCATCTCATCCCTGGTGATGGTGCTGGCCTTCGTGCTGTTCACCGTGTCCTACAGCGAGCTGGCCAACGGTCTGTACACCGGCATCAAGCAGTGGATCGAGAGCTCCCTGGGCTGGTATTACGTGGCCGTGGTCAGCGGCGTGTTGTTCTTCACCTTCTGGGTCGGGCTCAGCCGTTTCGGCAACCTGCGTCTGGGGCGCGAGGACGAGCGCCCGGAATTCAGCAACTTCTCCTGGTTCGCCATGTTGTTCAGCGCCGCGGTCGGTACCGGCCTGCTGTTCTGGAGCATCGCCGAGCCGCTGATGCACATGCAGGGCAACCCCTTCATGGACATGGCCGGGGTCGCAGCGAATACGCCGGAAGCGGCGCAGATCGCCCTGCGCGTGACCATGTTCCACTGGGGTCTGCACGGCTGGTGCATCTACATCATCGTCGGCCTGGTCCTGGCCTACTTCACCTACCGACGCGGCCTGCCGCTGACCGTGCGATCGGCGCTCTACCCGCTGATCGGCGAGCGCATCTACGGCCCCATCGGCCATGCCGTCGACCTGCTGGCGATCTTCAGCACCCTGTTCGGCACCGCCACCACCCTGGGGCTGGGCGTATCGCAGATGAACGCCGGTCTGAACTACATGTTCGGCGTCGAGATCTCCACCGCCAACCAGCTGATCCTGATCGCCGGGACCGCGGTGGTCGCCACCCTGTCGGCGGTCTCCGGGGTGCGCAAGGGCATTCTCTGGCTCAGCGAGTGGAACATCCGCCTGAGCAGCATCCTCTTCCTGTTCCTGCTGCTGGCCGGGCCGACCGTGTTCCTGCTGGGTCTGTACGCCACCAGCCTGGGCGACTACCTGGCCACCTTCATCCCCATGGGTATGTGGACCGACTCCAACCCCGAGCGGCAGTGGCAGGGCTGGTGGACCATCTTCTACTGGGGCTGGTGGCTGTCCTGGGGCCCGTTCGTCGGCATGTTCATCGCCCGCATCTCCCGTGGCCGCACCGTGCGCCAGGTAGTCCTGGGCGGCATGCTCGCCTCGACCCTGGGCGCCTTCCTGTGGATCGTGATCATGGGCGGTACCGGCGTGTCGCTGCAGCTGGCCGGCGCCATCGACCTCAACGCGGTGGCCAACTCCGACGTGACCATGGTGCTGTACAAGACCATCGAGGGCCTGAACGTGTCCTGGGCGACCATGGCCATGGCCGGCCTGGCGACCCTGATGATCATCAGCTGGTTCGTCACCTCGGCCGACTCTGCGACCCTGGTGATCTGCACCATCCTGTCCATGGGCAACCAGAACCCGCCGCAGCGCTTCCGCGTCATCTGGGGTCTGGGCCTGGGCGCCCTGGCCGGCGTGCTGCTGCTGGCCGGCGGCCTGAAGGGCCTGCAGGCGGCCACCATCGCCGCGGCGCTGCCGTTCTCCGTGGTGCTGCTGGTGATTTGCTACAGCCTGGTGCGCGCGCTGCATCAGGAAGAGGGCGAGGCGCTGTGCGCCCGCGCCGTCCCGGGCGCCTGA
- a CDS encoding sulfite exporter TauE/SafE family protein, with protein MSLDVHLLFLLCVALATFAQCLTGFAFGLILIGLVAILQLIPLGEVAVVISILTLGNALVTVAGPKPQLDRRILMPLLISSLLGVCLGIWGLGALDGRQIAWLRLLLGGVILVASLMLVVQSKPRERLSGAPAFWVAGGLCGVLNGLFSSGGPPIVYHLYRQPLGYELIRNTLITVFACNAAMRLGLVAAQGELSLTTLWLSAEALPLVMLLSWLVRRYPPKLSLRTVRWLVFALLVLAGGSLIAEALPELLALYRG; from the coding sequence ATGAGCCTGGACGTGCACCTGCTGTTTCTGCTCTGCGTGGCCCTGGCCACCTTTGCCCAGTGCCTGACCGGTTTCGCCTTCGGCCTGATTCTCATCGGCCTGGTGGCCATCCTGCAGCTGATACCGCTCGGCGAAGTGGCGGTGGTGATCAGCATCCTCACCCTGGGCAATGCCCTGGTCACGGTGGCCGGCCCCAAGCCGCAGCTGGATCGGCGCATCCTCATGCCCCTGTTGATCAGCAGCCTGCTCGGCGTGTGCCTGGGCATCTGGGGGCTCGGTGCCCTGGATGGCCGGCAGATCGCTTGGCTGCGCCTGTTGCTCGGCGGGGTGATTCTCGTCGCCAGCCTGATGCTGGTGGTACAGAGCAAACCGCGCGAACGGCTGTCCGGGGCGCCGGCGTTCTGGGTGGCCGGCGGCCTCTGCGGCGTGCTCAACGGCCTATTCTCCAGCGGCGGGCCGCCGATCGTCTATCACCTGTATCGCCAGCCCCTGGGGTACGAGCTGATCCGCAACACCCTGATCACCGTATTCGCCTGCAACGCGGCCATGCGCCTGGGCCTGGTGGCGGCCCAGGGCGAGCTGTCGCTGACCACCCTGTGGCTCAGCGCCGAGGCCCTGCCGCTGGTCATGTTGCTCAGCTGGCTGGTGCGCCGCTATCCGCCGAAGCTGTCGCTGCGCACGGTACGTTGGCTGGTCTTCGCACTGCTGGTGCTGGCCGGGGGCAGCCTGATCGCCGAGGCCCTGCCCGAGCTGCTGGCCCTGTATCGGGGTTGA
- the ada gene encoding bifunctional DNA-binding transcriptional regulator/O6-methylguanine-DNA methyltransferase Ada, with product MLDPDLCWQAVCSRDAAYDGQFVFAVRSTGIYCRPSCPARRPLRANVSFHPDAASAEAAGFRACRRCTPQGASPAEQLDELVAAACQLLGELQPTPTLAQLAARIGLSPSHLVRAFKSRTGLTPKAWIDAQRRAALEARLPRADSVLDAALAAGYSGTRALYERDDGLSPAQRRRGGAGEYLRYGIAPCPLGQLLLAASAKGVCALLFGDEVAQLEDELRQRFAAAELQRDDAGLGDWLQRVVAQIEEPERAARLPLDLRGTAYQQQVWQALRQIPAGQTRGYGELAAALGSHPRAVARACASNPLGLLVPCHRVVAADGTLGGYRWGTARKAALLRREQLAD from the coding sequence ATGCTCGACCCCGACCTTTGCTGGCAAGCCGTCTGCAGCCGCGATGCCGCCTATGATGGCCAGTTCGTCTTCGCCGTGCGCTCCACCGGCATCTACTGCCGGCCGAGCTGCCCGGCGCGGCGACCGCTGCGCGCCAACGTCAGCTTTCACCCCGACGCGGCCAGCGCCGAGGCCGCCGGCTTCCGTGCCTGCCGGCGCTGCACGCCTCAGGGCGCCAGCCCGGCCGAACAGCTGGATGAGCTGGTCGCCGCCGCCTGCCAGCTGCTCGGCGAACTGCAGCCCACCCCGACCCTCGCGCAGCTGGCCGCACGCATCGGCCTGTCGCCCTCCCATCTGGTACGGGCCTTCAAATCCCGCACCGGGCTGACGCCCAAGGCCTGGATCGACGCTCAGCGACGCGCGGCGCTGGAGGCGCGCCTGCCCCGGGCCGACTCGGTGCTGGACGCGGCGCTGGCGGCCGGCTACTCCGGCACCCGCGCGCTGTACGAGCGGGACGACGGCCTGAGCCCGGCGCAACGCCGCCGTGGCGGCGCCGGCGAATACCTGCGTTACGGTATCGCCCCCTGCCCGCTCGGCCAGCTGCTGCTGGCGGCCAGCGCCAAGGGGGTGTGCGCCCTGCTGTTCGGCGACGAGGTCGCGCAACTGGAAGACGAGCTGCGCCAACGCTTCGCCGCCGCCGAGCTGCAACGCGACGACGCCGGCCTGGGCGACTGGCTGCAACGGGTGGTGGCGCAGATCGAAGAGCCCGAGCGCGCCGCCCGGCTGCCCCTGGACCTACGCGGTACGGCCTACCAGCAGCAGGTGTGGCAGGCGCTGCGGCAGATTCCAGCGGGCCAGACCCGCGGCTACGGCGAACTGGCCGCCGCGCTCGGCAGCCACCCCCGTGCCGTGGCCCGGGCCTGCGCCAGCAATCCCCTGGGCCTGCTGGTGCCCTGTCACCGGGTGGTGGCGGCCGACGGCACGCTGGGGGGCTATCGCTGGGGCACGGCCCGCAAGGCGGCGCTGCTGCGCCGCGAACAGCTGGCAGACTGA
- a CDS encoding PA4780 family RIO1-like protein kinase, producing the protein MKTPKRIEPLVEDGLVDEVIRPLMSGKEAAVFVVRCGDELRCAKVYKEANKRGFRQSVEYQEGRKVRNSRDARAMAKGSKYGRKGQEDAWQNAEVAALFRLAGAGVRVPKPYDFLEGVLLMELVDDGEGGVAPRLNDVDLHPEDAREFHAFMIQEVVKMLCAGLVHGDLSEFNVLLGPEGPVIIDLPQAVDAAGNNHAFKMLERDVGNMAAYFGQFAPELRYTKYAKEMWALYEEGKLTPDSRLTGEFAEPEDAADIDAVMREIKAALAEEARRQALLNAEEAPAGAEPPPPWMQ; encoded by the coding sequence ATGAAGACACCCAAACGTATTGAACCCCTGGTCGAGGATGGTCTGGTCGACGAGGTCATACGCCCACTGATGAGCGGCAAGGAGGCCGCGGTGTTCGTGGTGCGCTGCGGCGACGAGTTGCGTTGCGCCAAGGTCTACAAGGAGGCCAACAAGCGCGGCTTTCGCCAGTCCGTGGAGTACCAGGAGGGCCGCAAGGTGCGCAACAGCCGCGACGCGCGGGCCATGGCCAAGGGCTCCAAGTACGGCCGCAAGGGCCAGGAAGACGCCTGGCAGAACGCCGAGGTGGCGGCGCTGTTCCGCCTGGCGGGCGCCGGGGTGCGGGTGCCCAAGCCCTACGACTTCCTCGAGGGCGTGCTGCTGATGGAACTGGTCGACGACGGCGAGGGCGGCGTGGCGCCGCGGCTCAACGACGTCGACCTGCACCCGGAGGACGCCCGCGAGTTCCACGCCTTCATGATCCAGGAAGTGGTGAAGATGCTCTGCGCCGGCCTGGTGCATGGCGACCTCTCCGAGTTCAACGTGCTGCTCGGCCCCGAGGGGCCGGTGATCATCGACCTGCCCCAGGCGGTGGATGCGGCCGGCAACAACCACGCGTTCAAGATGCTCGAGCGCGACGTCGGCAACATGGCCGCCTACTTCGGCCAGTTCGCCCCGGAGCTCAGGTACACCAAGTACGCCAAGGAGATGTGGGCGCTGTACGAGGAAGGCAAGCTGACCCCGGACAGCCGGCTGACCGGCGAGTTCGCCGAGCCCGAGGACGCCGCCGATATCGACGCGGTGATGCGCGAGATCAAGGCCGCCCTGGCCGAGGAAGCACGGCGCCAGGCCCTGCTCAATGCCGAGGAGGCGCCCGCCGGCGCCGAACCGCCGCCGCCCTGGATGCAGTGA
- a CDS encoding LysR family transcriptional regulator, translated as MTTHRPVPLAQVSDFEIRLLKLFRSVVECGGFSAAESVLGIGRSAISQQMSDLEQRLGLRLCQRGRAGFALTEEGREVYQSTQQLLAALESFRTEVNGLHQHLRGELNIGLTDNLVTVPHMRITHALARLKERGPEVRIHIRMTPPSEVEQGVLDGRLHIGVVPQAGALSGLEYQSLYDERSLLYCAVGHPLFYVDDRELEDARLDAQDAIAPTFRLPPEIQSHYQQLNCTASASDREGMAFLILTGRYIGYLPDHYAAAWVQQGRLRALKPGTRYYDLSLASVTRKGRRPHLVLESFLEALAASG; from the coding sequence ATGACCACCCACCGCCCGGTCCCGCTGGCCCAGGTCAGCGACTTCGAGATCCGCCTGCTCAAGCTGTTTCGCAGCGTGGTGGAATGCGGCGGTTTCTCCGCCGCCGAGAGCGTGCTGGGCATCGGTCGCTCGGCCATCAGCCAGCAGATGAGCGACCTGGAGCAGCGCCTGGGCCTGCGCCTGTGCCAGCGTGGCCGCGCCGGCTTCGCCCTGACCGAGGAAGGCCGCGAGGTGTACCAGTCGACCCAGCAGTTGCTGGCGGCGCTGGAGAGCTTTCGCACCGAGGTCAACGGCCTGCACCAGCACCTGCGCGGCGAGCTGAACATCGGCCTGACCGACAACCTGGTGACGGTGCCGCACATGCGCATCACCCACGCCCTGGCGCGCCTCAAGGAGCGCGGACCGGAGGTGCGCATCCATATCCGCATGACGCCGCCGAGCGAGGTGGAACAGGGGGTGCTCGACGGCCGCCTGCACATCGGCGTGGTGCCCCAGGCCGGCGCCCTCTCAGGGCTGGAGTACCAGAGCCTGTACGACGAGCGCTCGCTGCTGTACTGCGCGGTGGGCCATCCGCTGTTCTACGTCGACGACCGGGAGCTGGAGGACGCGCGCCTGGATGCCCAGGACGCCATCGCCCCGACCTTCCGCCTGCCGCCGGAAATCCAGAGCCATTATCAGCAGCTCAACTGCACCGCCAGCGCCTCGGACCGCGAGGGCATGGCCTTCCTGATCCTCACCGGACGCTATATCGGCTACCTGCCGGACCACTACGCCGCGGCCTGGGTCCAGCAGGGCCGCCTGCGCGCGCTGAAACCCGGCACGCGCTACTACGACCTCAGCCTGGCGTCGGTGACGCGCAAGGGCCGCCGCCCGCACCTGGTGCTGGAGAGCTTTCTCGAGGCCTTGGCGGCGAGCGGCTGA
- a CDS encoding aspartate aminotransferase family protein has translation MNMPQTATPSLASQLKLDAHWMPFSANRNFQRDPRLIVAAEGSWLTDDKGRKVYDSLSGLWTCGAGHSRQEIQEAVAKQLGTLDYSPGFQYGHPLSFKLAEQIADLMPGSLNHVFFTGSGSECADTAVKMARAYWRLKGQPAKTKLIGRARGYHGVNIAGTSLGGIGGNRKMFGQFMDVDHLPHTLQPHLAYTPGMAATGGVELANELLKLIELHDASNIAAVIVEPMSGSAGVIAPPVGYLPRLREICDQHNILLIFDEVITAFGRMGKWSGAEYFGVTPDIMNTAKQITNGAIPLGAVIASSEIYDTFMQQPSPEHMVEFAHGYTYSAHPVACAAGLASLELLGRENLVQQAAELAPQFAAALHDLKGAKHIVDIRSCGLAGALQIAPRDGDPVIRPFEAGMALWQAGFYVRFGGDTLQFGPTFNARMDDLDRLFGAVGETLNKLD, from the coding sequence ATGAACATGCCGCAGACCGCCACCCCGTCCCTGGCCAGCCAGCTCAAGCTGGATGCCCACTGGATGCCGTTTTCCGCCAACCGCAACTTCCAGCGCGACCCGCGCCTGATCGTCGCGGCCGAAGGCAGCTGGCTGACCGACGACAAGGGCCGCAAGGTCTACGACAGCCTGTCCGGCCTGTGGACCTGCGGCGCCGGCCACTCGCGCCAGGAGATCCAGGAGGCGGTGGCCAAGCAGCTCGGCACCCTCGACTACTCGCCGGGCTTCCAGTACGGCCACCCGCTGTCGTTCAAGCTGGCCGAGCAGATTGCCGACCTGATGCCGGGCAGCCTCAACCACGTGTTCTTCACCGGCTCCGGCTCCGAGTGCGCCGACACCGCGGTGAAGATGGCCAGGGCCTACTGGCGCCTGAAGGGCCAGCCGGCCAAGACCAAGCTCATCGGCCGTGCCCGCGGCTACCACGGCGTCAACATCGCCGGCACCAGCCTCGGCGGCATCGGCGGCAACCGCAAGATGTTCGGCCAGTTCATGGACGTCGACCACCTGCCGCACACCCTGCAGCCGCACCTGGCCTACACCCCGGGCATGGCCGCAACCGGCGGCGTCGAGCTGGCCAACGAATTGCTCAAGCTGATCGAACTGCACGACGCCTCGAACATCGCCGCGGTCATAGTCGAGCCGATGTCCGGCTCGGCCGGGGTCATCGCGCCGCCGGTGGGCTACCTGCCGCGCCTGCGCGAGATCTGCGATCAGCACAACATCCTGCTGATCTTCGACGAGGTGATCACCGCCTTTGGGCGCATGGGCAAATGGAGCGGCGCCGAGTACTTCGGCGTGACCCCGGACATCATGAATACCGCCAAGCAGATCACCAACGGCGCCATCCCCCTGGGCGCGGTGATCGCCAGCAGCGAGATCTACGACACCTTCATGCAGCAGCCCTCGCCCGAGCACATGGTCGAGTTCGCCCACGGCTACACCTACTCGGCCCACCCGGTGGCCTGCGCCGCCGGCCTGGCCTCGCTGGAGCTGCTGGGGCGCGAGAACCTGGTGCAGCAGGCCGCCGAGCTGGCGCCCCAGTTCGCCGCGGCCCTGCATGACCTCAAGGGCGCCAAGCACATCGTCGACATCCGCAGCTGCGGCCTGGCCGGCGCCCTGCAGATCGCCCCGCGTGACGGCGACCCGGTGATCCGCCCGTTCGAGGCCGGCATGGCCCTGTGGCAGGCCGGCTTCTACGTGCGCTTCGGCGGCGACACCCTGCAGTTCGGCCCGACCTTCAACGCCAGGATGGACGACCTCGACCGCCTGTTCGGCGCCGTCGGCGAGACCCTGAACAAACTGGATTAA
- a CDS encoding CoA-acylating methylmalonate-semialdehyde dehydrogenase has protein sequence MTPIAHLINGERIATSGRTADVFNPSTGAVTGQVALADRATVQQAIDAAKAAFPAWRKTPPAKRAQVMFRFKQLLEQHEAEIARLISEEHGKTLEDAAGELKRGIENVEFACGAPQILKGEYSRNVGPDIDAWSDLQPVGVVAGITPFNFPAMVPLWMYPLAIVCGNCFILKPSERDPSSTLYIAELLHEAGLPKGVLSVVHGDKEAVDALIEAPEVKALSFVGSTPIAEYIYSEGTKRGKRVQALGGAKNHAVLMPDADLDNAVSALMGAAYGSCGERCMAISVAVCVGEQIADALVQKITPQIQALKIGAGTSCGLDMGPLVTRAAQERVTGYIDAGVEAGAELVVDGRGLQVAGHEQGYFVGGTLFDKVSPQMSIYTDEIFGPVLCIVRVDSLEQAMALINEHEYGNGTCIFTRDGEAARLFVDEIEVGMVGVNVPLPVPVSYHSFGGWKRSLFGDLHAYGPDGVRFYTRKKAVTQRWPARKSHEAAQFAFPSNG, from the coding sequence ATGACCCCCATCGCCCACCTGATCAACGGCGAGCGCATCGCCACCAGCGGCCGCACCGCCGATGTGTTCAACCCCTCCACCGGCGCCGTGACCGGCCAGGTCGCCCTGGCCGACCGCGCTACCGTGCAGCAGGCCATCGACGCCGCCAAGGCCGCCTTCCCGGCCTGGCGCAAGACCCCGCCGGCCAAGCGCGCCCAGGTCATGTTCCGCTTCAAGCAGCTGCTCGAGCAGCACGAGGCCGAGATCGCCAGGCTGATCAGCGAGGAGCACGGCAAGACCCTGGAAGACGCCGCCGGCGAGCTCAAGCGCGGCATCGAGAACGTCGAGTTCGCCTGCGGCGCGCCGCAGATCCTCAAGGGCGAGTACAGCCGCAACGTCGGCCCGGACATCGACGCCTGGAGCGACCTGCAGCCGGTCGGCGTGGTCGCCGGCATCACCCCGTTCAACTTCCCGGCCATGGTGCCGCTGTGGATGTACCCGCTGGCCATCGTCTGCGGCAACTGCTTTATCTTGAAGCCCTCCGAGCGCGACCCCAGCTCCACCCTGTACATCGCCGAACTGCTGCACGAGGCCGGCCTGCCCAAGGGCGTGCTGAGCGTGGTGCACGGCGACAAGGAAGCGGTCGACGCACTGATCGAGGCCCCGGAGGTCAAGGCCCTGAGCTTCGTCGGCTCGACCCCGATCGCCGAGTACATCTACAGCGAAGGCACCAAACGCGGCAAGCGCGTGCAGGCCCTGGGCGGGGCGAAGAACCATGCGGTGCTGATGCCCGACGCCGACCTCGACAACGCCGTCAGCGCGCTGATGGGCGCGGCCTACGGCTCCTGCGGCGAGCGCTGCATGGCCATCTCGGTGGCCGTGTGCGTGGGCGAGCAGATCGCCGACGCCCTGGTGCAGAAGATCACCCCGCAGATCCAGGCGCTGAAGATCGGCGCCGGCACCAGCTGCGGCCTGGACATGGGCCCGCTGGTCACCCGTGCCGCCCAGGAGCGGGTCACCGGCTATATCGACGCCGGCGTCGAAGCCGGTGCCGAACTGGTGGTCGACGGCCGCGGCCTGCAGGTGGCCGGCCATGAGCAGGGCTACTTCGTCGGCGGCACCCTGTTCGACAAGGTCAGCCCGCAGATGAGCATCTACACCGACGAGATATTCGGCCCGGTGCTGTGCATCGTCCGCGTCGACAGCCTGGAACAGGCCATGGCCCTGATCAACGAGCACGAGTACGGCAACGGCACCTGCATCTTCACCCGCGACGGCGAGGCGGCGCGCCTGTTCGTCGACGAGATCGAGGTGGGCATGGTCGGCGTCAACGTGCCGCTGCCGGTACCGGTCAGCTACCACAGCTTCGGCGGCTGGAAGCGCTCGCTGTTCGGCGACCTGCACGCCTACGGCCCGGACGGCGTGCGCTTCTACACCCGCAAGAAGGCCGTCACCCAGCGCTGGCCGGCGCGCAAGAGCCACGAGGCTGCGCAGTTCGCCTTCCCCAGCAATGGCTAA